From Pseudomonas sp. G.S.17, the proteins below share one genomic window:
- a CDS encoding LD-carboxypeptidase, producing the protein MPSICLPTLHPQALRPGDAVALVSPAGPVATEKIESAVQVLQGWGLRPRVYPHALDQYSFYAGRDEDRAGDLNDALADPEIRGVICNRGGYGVQRIIQRLDFEAVRRDPKLLVGFSDITALHAALWTEARLATVHGPVATQLERGGVFTSGTRHTVMSTEPVLVEANADEPTFNVRIKGRASGILLGGNLSMLSTCVGTPFMPDLTGAILLLEDVGEASYRIDRMLTHLLNCGILQRLAGIAVGQFSLPGNGLSAVSASEVLTERLGNLGIPVLGGLSIGHGTSNIAVPLGTEATLDADAGTLLVAAAAR; encoded by the coding sequence ATGCCTTCCATCTGCTTGCCGACGCTCCATCCCCAAGCACTGCGCCCTGGCGATGCGGTGGCGCTGGTATCGCCAGCCGGTCCCGTGGCCACTGAAAAAATCGAATCAGCCGTGCAGGTATTGCAGGGCTGGGGTTTACGCCCGCGGGTTTATCCCCACGCGCTGGATCAATACTCGTTCTACGCCGGCCGCGATGAAGATCGCGCGGGCGACCTGAATGATGCGCTGGCCGACCCTGAAATCCGTGGCGTTATCTGCAATCGTGGCGGCTATGGCGTACAGCGCATCATTCAGCGTCTGGATTTTGAGGCGGTGCGCCGCGATCCGAAGCTGTTGGTGGGTTTTTCCGATATTACCGCGTTGCATGCGGCACTCTGGACCGAGGCCCGGCTGGCAACTGTTCACGGGCCGGTGGCGACCCAGCTTGAGCGCGGCGGTGTGTTCACCAGTGGCACGCGTCACACCGTGATGAGCACCGAGCCGGTTCTAGTGGAGGCCAACGCAGACGAACCCACTTTCAATGTCCGTATCAAGGGGCGTGCCTCGGGAATATTGCTCGGCGGGAACCTGAGCATGCTCAGTACCTGTGTCGGCACCCCGTTCATGCCCGACCTGACCGGCGCCATTCTGCTGCTCGAAGATGTGGGGGAGGCGAGCTACCGGATTGATCGCATGCTCACCCATTTGCTCAACTGTGGAATCCTGCAACGTCTGGCCGGTATCGCCGTGGGCCAGTTCAGTCTTCCGGGCAACGGGCTGAGTGCAGTATCAGCGTCCGAGGTATTGACTGAGCGTCTGGGCAACCTGGGTATTCCGGTCCTGGGTGGTCTATCCATCGGGCATGGCACCAGCAATATCGCAGTGCCGTTGGGCACCGAAGCCACGCTGGATGCCGACGCGGGCACGCTGCTGGTGGCCGCCGCCGCCCGGTAG